A genomic stretch from Mya arenaria isolate MELC-2E11 chromosome 10, ASM2691426v1 includes:
- the LOC128206028 gene encoding glioma pathogenesis-related protein 1-like, with the protein MGCTASMIAETNSTKTKNYGYQKVSQPKKDREVVPDFTLASEVKGGEVNSRKEKSEVTKMKEKEKQGVDFLDEAVKIHNEYRSRHGVADLKPSKPLTAQAQKWANEIAERGMLIHSECKLTNGDQIGENIYMCWSSNGNNEVIARDAVRSWYNGVVHYNFDSPEFSYKTGYFTQVVWTESKLLGIACAKSNEGNIYVVANYAPAGNVHGCFHRNVLPRTDSPRNPDGSLMDNIDAFSKRDIKNNTVRGEISANESSPRGKNEIESDDVIKNVDDANENKLIMDRGQNKLNDDDVIEKTDEQIEMT; encoded by the exons ATGGGATGTACAGCGTCAATGATAGCTGAAACAAATTCAACAAAGACTAAGAATTATGGCTATCAAAAAGTTTCCCAACCTAAAAAGGACAGGGAAGTCGTTCCAGACTTCACACTCGCAAGTGAAGTAAAAGGTGGGGAAGTTAATTCAAGAAAGGAAAAAAGTGAAGTTACTAAGATGaaggaaaaagaaaaacaggGTGTGGATTTTCTGGATGAAGCGGTCAAGATCCATAACGAATATAG ATCCAGACACGGCGTCGCTGATTTGAAACCATCAAAACCTCTCACAGCGCAAGCGCAGAAATGGGCCAATGAGATTGCAGAACGTGGCATGCTCATACATAGCGAATGTAAACTGACCAATGGGGATCAAATAGGGGAGAACATATATATGTGCTGGTCATCTAATGGAAACAACGAAGTTATAG CCAGAGATGCAGTCCGCTCCTGGTATAACGGAGTCGTCCATTACAATTTCGACAGCCCAGAATTTTCATACAAAACTGGATATTTCACTCAGGTAGTTTGGACAGAATCAAAATTGCTTGGAATTGCGTGTGCTAAATCTAACGAGGGAAACATCTATGTTGTTGCAAATTACGCACCCGCCGGAAATGTACACGGGTGTTTCCATAGAAACGTGTTGCCAAGAACAGATAGTCCCAGGAACCCGGATGGTAGTTTAATGGATAATATTGATGCATTTTCCAAAAGGGATATAAAGAACAATACTGTCCGTGGTGAAATTAGTGCAAATGAAAGTAGTCCGCGAGGTAAGAATGAAATTGAAAGTGATGACGTCATTAAAAACGTCGATGACGctaatgaaaataaactgatCATGGACAGAGGCCAGAACAAATTAAATGATGATGACGTCATTGAAAAAACAGATGAGCAAATAGAAATGACCTGA